CTTCGCGGGCCTCGTAATGCTTCCCGGCCTTGGGGTTTGGGCTTTCTGCTGTGCTTTGTGCGGCGAACGGCCGGGAAGCAAACGATGCCTGGCTCAGTCAGACAGCCGACAGCCCTCGCCCGAACCCCGAAGGCCTGCTTGAGGTGGTGCGGAGAGGGTGCTCAAAATGTCAGGGGTGCAGGGGGGGAGTTTTCTGTTCGCCGGAGGCATCTTTCCGGAGATGATTTGAGGCGGAGCGGAGAGGGCGCCGTAGCGTTCAGGGGCTTTACTTTTTGCTTTTCAATGAATAGAAACACTCTCCCTAAGTTAACAGGAGTGCAGGAGGAATAATCATGGAAGCCAAAGACCTTGAGTTCTTCAAAGAATATTTGACTCAGATGATTGACGATATCCAGCGGCAGGGTGAGGCGACCATCGAAGAAATGTCGGACAACGTGGAATATTATTCCGATCCTGCCGACAGAGCTTCAGCTGAGTCCGACAGGACTTTCACTCTGCGCTTGCGTGACCGGGACCGCAAGCTGATCAAGAAAATCAACGAGGCCCTGGACCGCATCGAAGACGGCACTTTCGGAGTCTGCGAAGACTGCGACGAGGAAATCGGGATTCCGCGTTTAAAGGCCCGTCCGATGACCACCCTGTGCATTGAGTGCAAGAGCCGCAGGGAAGAGGAAGAGCGTTTGCGTGGAGACTAGCGTAGCGTAAGGCTCAATGTTCATTGAAGCGCGTGCCGTTTGCGGGACGCGTTTTTTTTTTGGGGTGAATTCATGGACGCCAGTGTTTTCTGTTTTGTGGCCGAAGAATTGGCTGAGCGCATCGTCGGCATGCGCGTGGAGAAGGTTTTTACTCCTCTTCCCGATACCTGGACCCTGGATCTTGGCCGGGCCGGATATCTTGTGCTGTGCACGGCAAAACCCACGCCGTTTCTCTATCTCAGCCGCCACAAACCAGATAATCCCCAGAATCCTTCAGGCCGCGCCATGTGGCTGCGCAAAAGGCTTAAAGGGCGTCGCGTCCTGGGGCTCGTTTCGGACTGGCCTCTGCGAC
The genomic region above belongs to Deltaproteobacteria bacterium HGW-Deltaproteobacteria-18 and contains:
- the dksA gene encoding RNA polymerase-binding protein DksA; the protein is MEAKDLEFFKEYLTQMIDDIQRQGEATIEEMSDNVEYYSDPADRASAESDRTFTLRLRDRDRKLIKKINEALDRIEDGTFGVCEDCDEEIGIPRLKARPMTTLCIECKSRREEEERLRGD